The genomic interval GCGAAGGGGTGAACCGAGCGCGTCAGAACAGCCTGGCCGGGTGTGGCGGGAGTTCGGGGCCGGGACTACCGGTCCGGCCGCGCGCCCCGGTCCGACCGCGGGCGGCCGCCCGGCCGGTCCCCTCGGGGTCGTCGACGGGGTACTCCTCGCCGCTCAGCGGGATGTCGAAGTACGACTCCGCGTCGACCGACGACAGTTCGGGGTCGGCCGCCAGCGCCTCGAACGTCTCGACGAAGCCGACGCGCGACGCCTCGACCTTCTGCCCGTACGCTCGCGACCCGACGGAGTCGGACTGGCCGGATATCTCGTACAGCATCCCCGCGGCGTTCGTCCGCGGGCAGAGCGCGTCGAGGTACGACCCCCAGAGCGTCGTGTAGCCGTAGCGCGTCACGGTGTCGAAGTCGTCCCAGGGGTCGGTCTCCGCGGCCAGTCGCTCCTCGACGAGGCTGTTGAGGCGGAGCGACCGCTGGCTCGTCGCCTCGTCGATGAACGGGTTGACGGCGTCCTCGACCGGCCCCTCGCCGTCGTAGAACGGCGCGCGGTCGAGGTAGGACGGGCCGAACGCCGCCATGACGCTCATGACGGAGGGTTCGGCGGGGTCGGTGTCCGGCACCGTCGGGATACCCTGGTGGTGGTGGGTGATGGCGTAGTCGGGGTCGGCGCGCAGGAACGACCGCGTCACGGCGCGCACCTCGGGAGCGAGCCGTAGCCCGCTCGATTGCAGCGTGTACCCCTCGTAGGGCATGTCGAGTCGGTGGCGCGTCTCGTCGTTCCGCTCGTAGCCGGTCCACCACTCCTCGGGGAGGTAGTCGGTGTGGCCCCCACCGTGGTTCCCGTGGTTTCCGTTTCCGTTCCCGTTGCCCTTCGCATCGTTCTCGCCGTTCCCGTTGCCCTCGCCGTTCGACTCGCTCTCGCCGCCCTCGGCTCCGTTCGGACCGCCGCCGTGTCCGGGTCGCCGGTCGCCGAGTTCCGCCCGGAGGTTGAAGTCGCGGTTCATGTCGTAGCCGCTCGGCGGGTTCGGCTGGGCGAACGGGTGGTCGTCGCCCTGCGCGTAGTGGTAGTACGGTTCGTACCGCGAGTCGGACTCGTCCCACTCCTGGGTGTTCTGCCGCCGGGTGATGCGCTCGTCGTCGCCGTCGGTGTCGGTGTCCCAGCCGAACATCGCGCCGTCGGGGTTGACCCGCGGGACGACGGTGACGGTGAGTTCGCGCAGCACGTCCTCGAAGCGGTCCGGTTCGGCGGTGACCTGCTGGAGCACCTTCACGATGGCGTCGGTACCCGCCGGTTCGTCGCCGTGTATCTGGGTGATGAGGTGGACGTTCGTGTCGCCCTCGCCGAGCGTCACCTCCCAGATGGGCGCGCCCAGCCCCGCCGACCGGCCGATAGGCCGGAGCGAGACGTGCCGACTCCTGTCCAGCAGGCGGAGTTGCTCGGCCAACTGCCGGTTGGTGAGGTACGCGTTCGGGTTCGGGGGTTCGTCGTCGTCCTGTGCGGCCACGCTGGGGAGGCCCGCGGCCGCCACAGCGATGCTCGTCGTGGTGAGGAACTGTCGTCGTCTCATGTGCTACCAGCACCCACAGACTGGGGGTGACTACCGTTCTCACCTCTCTGCAATCAATCTGTTTATCGGTAGAATTTTGTGAAATTAACTCTCGTCGTCCGAAGATATCGACGGGTTACGCGACCGGAGCGACGACCTTCGACGTCGGGGTCGTCTCTCCCTCGTCGGGTTCGTCGCGGCCGCCGTCGCTCGCCCGGGAGCGCTCCTCGGTCAGGTAGCCGGGGCCGGCGTCCAGTTCGATGCGGGCCGTCTCGGTCCACGTCCGCTCGTCGACGACGACCAGTTCCGACCCGGCGACGTAGAGGTGGTCGCCGATGTAGACGGCGCGACGCGGATTGTCGACGTCTATCTCGGCCACCCGGTCCAGCGAGTAGTCGAACACCTGTCCACCGGTCTCGGTCGGGAGGAAGAACACCTCCTTGCGGGCGTCGAGCAGGAACGCGTGGTGGTCGTGGGCGGCCTCGGACCAGCGCGCGTCGAGCACCGTCTCGTGGGCGATGGTCGGGTCCGTGGGGTCGCTGGAGTCGAAGACGACGAGTTTCACGCGGCCGTCCTCCTGGCCGACGCCGAGCACCTGGTCCTCGCCGAGCGGGTGGAGGTACGTCGAGACGCCGGGGAGCTTCAGTTCGCCCTCGACTGTGGGGTTCTCGGGGTCCGAGAGGTCGAGCACGTGGTACGGGTCGATCTGCCGGAACGTGACGACGTAGCCCCGGTCGCCGTCGAACCGGACGCTGTAGATGCGCTCGTTCTCGCCCATCCCCGTCGCCTCGCCGGTGATATCGAGCGACTCGGCGTCGAGGACGTAGAGGTCGTTCTCGGACTCGGTGGTCCCGCCGCCGACCGTCGTCGCGATGCGCAGGTGGCCGTCGTGTTCGTCGATGGAGAACTGGTCGAGCGGCTGGCCCGGCACCGCGCCCGTCGCTTCGACCGAGAGGTCGTCCGTCGAGACGCGGACGACGTGGGTCGTCGTCAGCGAGCGCTTGCGGTCGTCGAGGTAGCTCCGGAAGCCCTCGTAGATGGTCTCCCGGGCCTCCTTCTGTTCTCGGGCGTCGAGGGTGCGGAACCACTGTTCGAGCGTCGCCTGCACCTCGACGGCTTCGGCCTGCGGCGAGAGGTCGTAGCCCTGGACCTCCTCCAGTCGGGCGGCCACGTCGTCGGGAATCTCGGAGCGACCGTCGTTCAGGAGGTACTGGAGCATGGCCTCGCGCTGGTCGGTGTACTCGGTGTAGGTGACGTACAGCGCGTTCTCGGACATCGAGACGACCGACCGGTAGGTGCCGACGAACGAGACGCGGTCGCCGACCGTCCCGTCGTGGGGGTCGAGCGTCGTCACGGTGTACGTCGTGTCGACGGGCATCGGGTCGCGCGGGTGGAGGACGTCGGTGCAGGCCACCTCCGCACCGCCGACCGGTTCGACCGGGCACGCACGCGGGGCCGTCGAGAGGACGAGGTAGACCTGCCCGTCGGTCAGCCGCGCGGTCCGGACCTGCGCGTCGAGCGCGTGCTCCCAGCGCTGGGTCGGGTCCTCGGGGTCGCTCACGTCGTACCCGGTGATGCGGTCGCTCCCGATGACGACCAGCGTCTCGTTCACGAGGAACAGCCGGCCGCCGTCGGGCACGCTGGCGACGGCGGCGGGCGAGTCGGCGGGCAGCGCCGCGATGACCTGCGTCGCCCCGCTTCGCGTCCCGCTGTAGTAGATGTGCTTCCCGTCGGTCTTGATGACGTCCGCCTCGTCGATACCGGTGACCTGCACGTTCGTCGAGGAGTGGGCGGGCGCGGCGCTGCCGCCGTCGTCGCCGCTCGCCGCTCCGGCGCTGGCGGCGCTCTCGGTGGCGGCCGCGGTGTCGGTCCGGCCACCGTCTGCGGCCGTCTCGGCGACGGCCCCGCCACCGACGGCGACACCGTAGTAGCCGCTGCGACGCTCGCCGTCGGCGAGGTAGCTGGCGAACGACTCTTCGGAGTCGGAGGTGACCATGGAGAGCGGTTCGGGCGAGTCAGCGTTCGCCTCGTCGGGGAGGAGTGCGGAGCCGACGAGTCCGGCGACGCCGACGGCAGCGACGACGACCACGACGGCCATCGCGACGCCGACGCCTCGCCTCGTGTCGGGAATCGGGGAGCGCATACACTCGGTAGCACGTACCAGAGGGTAGTCGTTGTGGAGCGTCAAATGGGGGTTTGAGGGTCGCTCGACGGGGACGTGTCGGGCCGACTGCTGTCGAGCGGTGGAGGAAGTGGAGGGCCGGTCGGGGAACCGGTGCGCCCGGTGGGACCGGGCAGGGGGACCTGAGACTGTCGGAGGGGGCTCCCGCCGAGGGGCAGCGGGAGACGGGGACCGGTCGAGGTCGGTCGGTTGGGGGGTCGGAACCGTTCCGTGGCCGCGACCGGCAACTACTCCGATGGGTGGTAGTGATAAACCCCTGCCGTAGGTTCAAACGACCGCTTTACCGTCTGACGCACGTCGTTCGTGGCTGTCGCACGCGATTCGGACCTGGGCTGGGAACCGGTTCGCGCGCGTCGCTCGCCCGGTCACTGATTAGCCCTCGTCGCCTCCTCGACGGTATGGGAAAGCAGACGTGCGACGCCTGTGGGCGGCGCGTCCGGGTCGCCGGCGGTATCGCCAACCTCTGGACGTTCGACCCCGGCCCGAGCGAGGGGCTGGCGCTCGAACTCGCCGACGGCACCGACTGGTTCCTCTGTTTCGACTGCATCGACCGCCTCCCTGATGACCGGGACGTGACCGCGGCGGACGTCGAAGCGCTGGCATCTGAGTGAGGGAGTGGAGTATTCGGTGGATTCGGAGGAATCGTCTCGACAGACGCCGTGAACACTTCGAAAGCCCCGAGACGCTGGACTCGGGGGCCTCGCTGCGCTCCTCGGCCTCCGGCCTGCGGTGCTTGCGTCGGCCTCCTTCGCCCAGCGTCTCGCCCCTTTCAGTCCCCCCGCGATGACCAGTCAGACTGTCGATGCGGGTTGGACTGAAAGGGGCCGACCGCTCGTGAGCCGAAACGACGCAAGCACCACAGCGAACGCAGTGAGCGAGGAGCGCAGCGAGTTGCAGGCCACGAGCGGTCGGGGGCTTTCGAGGCGTCATCGACTTGCTCACCACCAGTAGATTCGAATCCACCGTTCACTCCTAGTCGGCAACTTTACGCCCGTCGTGGAACACCACCAGACGTGAAGCCGTCCCGCATCGTCGAGGAGTTCCCCGCCCCCTCTTTCCGCGGCGCGCAGGAACAGGCGCTCGCGGACATCCGCGCGGCGTTCGAGGCGGGCAACGACGTGGTCCTCGTCCGCGCGCCGACCGGCAGCGGGAAGTCACTGCTCGCGCGGGCCATCGCCGGGTGTGCCCGACGCGCTGGCGAGGACGACGCCGCGAAACCCGTCGGGTCGTACTACACGACGCCGCAGGTCTCACAGCTAGACGACGTGGCGAGCGACCCGCTCCTGACCGACCTCTCGCTCGTCCGGGGGAAGGGCAACTACTCGTGTATCCTGCCGGGCGAGACGATGACGCCCGTCGACCAGGCCCCCTGTGCGAGAGAGCGCGGGTTCGACTGTCCCGTCAAACACCGCTGTCCGTACTTCTCCGACCGGGACATCGCCTCGAACCGCGACATCGCGGCGATGACGCTCGCGTACTTCATGCAGATGGCCGGGTCGGAGGTGTTCGGCCAGCGAGACGTCGTCGTCGTCGACGAGGCCCACGGCCTCGCGGAGTGGGCCGAGATGTACGCGACCATCGAACTCGGCCCGTCGACGGTGCCGATGTGGGGGCAGAAACCGGCACCCGCAGTCGAGGACAGCGAGGACGCCGCGAAGTACGCGGACACCCTCGTCACGCTCTGCAAGCGCCGACAGGAGGAGCTGCGCAGCGAGATCGAACTGTCCCAGGAGGAGGTCGCCGAGCGCGACCGTATCGCCGAGTTGATCCGCGAGTTGCAGTGGTTCGTCGAGGACGCCCGCGACCCCGAGAGCGCGACGACGTGGGTCGTCGACCAGCACGAGGGTGCGGGCTCGAAGGTGGTCGTCAAACCGATGGACCCCGAGCGGTACCTGAAACACACCGTCTGGGACCGGGGGACGAAGTTCGCGCTCCTGTCGGCGACGATTCTGAACAAGGAGGCGTTCTGTCGGTCGTCCGGGTTGGACCCCTCGCGGGTCGCCCTCGTGGACGTCGAGCACACGTTCCCGGTCGAGAACCGGCCGCTGTTCGACGCGACACAGGGGAAGATGACCTACGAGCACCGCGAGGAGACCCTTCCCAAAATCGCGCGTCTCGTCGTCCGACTGATGCAGCGCCACCCCGACGAGAAGGGCCTGATTCACGCGCACTCGTACGCCATCGCCGAGGAGCTGGTGCGGCTGCTCAACGACTTCGGCGTCGGCGAGCGCGTCCGAACGCACGACTCGGAGGGGCGGGACGCGGCGCTGGACTCGTGGAAGCGTTCGGACGACGCCGACGTGTTCGTCTCGGTGAAGATGGAGGAGGCGCTGGACCTGAAGTACGACCTCGCGCGCTGGCAGGTGCTCTGTAAGGCACCGTACCCAAACACGCGGGATTCTCGGGTCGCCCAGCGCCTCGAAGACGGCCAGTGGGCGTGGTACTACCGCGCCGCCCTGCGAACCGTCATCCAGGCGTGTGGCCGGGTCGTCCGCGCGCCCGACGACAGCGGGGCGACGTACCTCGCGGACTCGTCGCTGCTCGACCTGTTCGAGCGAGCGCGGACCGACATGCCGCCGTGGTTCGCCGAGCAGGTCGACCGGATGACGGTCCCCGACCTACCCCCGTTCGACCCGGCAGCGGCCGTCGGTGAGAGCGGGAACGACGGCGGGTCGAGTGGAGGCGGAAACCGTCGCAGTCGCTCCAGGAAGCGCTCGCTCGACGACCACCCGCTCGGGGACGTCTGGCAGTAGTCGCCACGATATCGGCCAGCTACAGCATACTGATGAAGCCGATGAACATCGACGATATCATCAGCAGTGCCATCAGGAGGGCGAACAGTCGCTGACGGTCCATACCTCCGCCTACGGGTGAGTGGGCAAACCGCTTTCGACGCCGGGGGAAGAGCTTTGTGTACGTGTGGCATTGGCTCGCACATGGACGTGGACCCGTTCGTCATGTTCGACGAGGCCGTCGAGGAACGACTCGCGACGATTCGCGGTCGAGAAGGCGTCGAACCGGACGAAGAAGCCGAGTAGTCTACGCGTCAGTTCTGGCGGTGCGGGGTGTCGAGAGCGGTCGCTCTGGCTCGTTCACGACTGCCTGCCAATCTACTGTTCCAGGCCGCGGGCCGGGCTACTCCTCGCCGGCGTCGTCCGGGAGCACGTGGAGTCCGGCGCGACTCTTGAGGACGGTCACGGTGTCGGCGTCGGTGTCGAGGTACGATGGCCGGGCGACGGTCTTCGTCTCGTACGTGTCCGGGTCGAGCACCTGCACCGCGTGGTCGTCCTCGACGGCGACGAGCGTCGTCTCCCGTCCCTCCGAGACGTGGCCGAGTCGTCGCGCCTCGGGGGCGACGCCGTCGTCGCTGGAGGCCTCGTAGTGCTCGCCCGTCGTGAGGTAGTCGCCCTTGAGGTTGCCGTGGGCCGACCGGACGAGCACCGGGTCGTCGTCCGCTGGTTCGACGACGGTCCCGGCAGGGTACGGCGGCAGGCGGACGGCGTAGGTGACGCGGTACACCTCGTTGCCGTCCTCGTCCTCGGTGACGAGCGTCCGGGAGTTGGTGATGGTCCCGCCGAACCGACGGCGGACGCGTTCGGCGATGGCTCGGCCCATCTGCGTCGTGGATATCTTGATGTCCACGCCGTCCGCGCTCTCGTCGATCTCCGAGATGAACGCGTTGCGGTCGCCCTTCTCCTCGCGGGCCTCGATGTACTCCTCGGCCATCTCGACGGACTGCGTCACCTCCTCGTCGGTGGGGTTCCGCTCGACGGCCCGGACCTGCACGACGGAGGCGTAGAAGTCCCCGGCGATGCGCGAACAGCGGGTGCAGGTCTCGCGGGCGAACCGGACGCGCACCTGCACGTCCTCCTCCTGGACCGTCCCCCGCACGAGCCCCGAGAAGTTGCAGTGCATGACGATGGTGTTCTGGTCGACCTGTTCGGGGTCGACGAGCCACGACACCTCCTCGGCGTCGACGTGGACGCCCAGGGCCTCGCGGGTCTCCTCGACGGCGACGTCGGTGTAGTCGTCGGCTCCCACGTCGACCCAGCGGTTCCCGCGGTGGACCGCGCCGCAGCGCGCACAGACGCGGACCCGTAGCTCCTCGGGGACGTCCACGAGGTCGAAGTCCTCGAAGTAGCACTTGTCGCAGAGGTTCGCCTCCCGCCCGGACGGGTTGCCGGGTCGCGGCCCCGTCTCCCCGACGGGGTCGCCACAGCGCGGGCAGAACTCGCCCGACGTACGTGAACTCATTGCCGGAGGTAGCGCGTTCGGACGGTTAACTCCCGCGTCACGGGCCGCGGGTGGGTCGCCTGGGTTCGGCCCTCGGCGTCGGCTCCCAGACGCTCACTCGGTGTTCAGCGCGTACAGCCGTCGGACGAGGACGGCGACGACCACCGCCACGAGCGCACGGGTCAGCGGGACGGCGTACTCGTCGGTCGCCGTGGTGACGGTCACGGTCAGACGACTGCCGACGAGAGCCTCGACGGCGACGAGCAGACAGAGCGTCGCCAGCGGGAGGGCGCTGGCGTACGCCAGCCGAGCGAGGGAGTACGCCGTCGCGCCCAGCAGGTACCGCGCGCCCGCGGTCGGGTTCGCGGGCGGTGCCGTCCCGTCGGGTTCATCGGGTGTGGTGGCGTCGGCGGGC from Halomarina salina carries:
- a CDS encoding beta-propeller domain-containing protein translates to MRSPIPDTRRGVGVAMAVVVVVAAVGVAGLVGSALLPDEANADSPEPLSMVTSDSEESFASYLADGERRSGYYGVAVGGGAVAETAADGGRTDTAAATESAASAGAASGDDGGSAAPAHSSTNVQVTGIDEADVIKTDGKHIYYSGTRSGATQVIAALPADSPAAVASVPDGGRLFLVNETLVVIGSDRITGYDVSDPEDPTQRWEHALDAQVRTARLTDGQVYLVLSTAPRACPVEPVGGAEVACTDVLHPRDPMPVDTTYTVTTLDPHDGTVGDRVSFVGTYRSVVSMSENALYVTYTEYTDQREAMLQYLLNDGRSEIPDDVAARLEEVQGYDLSPQAEAVEVQATLEQWFRTLDAREQKEARETIYEGFRSYLDDRKRSLTTTHVVRVSTDDLSVEATGAVPGQPLDQFSIDEHDGHLRIATTVGGGTTESENDLYVLDAESLDITGEATGMGENERIYSVRFDGDRGYVVTFRQIDPYHVLDLSDPENPTVEGELKLPGVSTYLHPLGEDQVLGVGQEDGRVKLVVFDSSDPTDPTIAHETVLDARWSEAAHDHHAFLLDARKEVFFLPTETGGQVFDYSLDRVAEIDVDNPRRAVYIGDHLYVAGSELVVVDERTWTETARIELDAGPGYLTEERSRASDGGRDEPDEGETTPTSKVVAPVA
- a CDS encoding M14 family zinc carboxypeptidase → MRRRQFLTTTSIAVAAAGLPSVAAQDDDEPPNPNAYLTNRQLAEQLRLLDRSRHVSLRPIGRSAGLGAPIWEVTLGEGDTNVHLITQIHGDEPAGTDAIVKVLQQVTAEPDRFEDVLRELTVTVVPRVNPDGAMFGWDTDTDGDDERITRRQNTQEWDESDSRYEPYYHYAQGDDHPFAQPNPPSGYDMNRDFNLRAELGDRRPGHGGGPNGAEGGESESNGEGNGNGENDAKGNGNGNGNHGNHGGGHTDYLPEEWWTGYERNDETRHRLDMPYEGYTLQSSGLRLAPEVRAVTRSFLRADPDYAITHHHQGIPTVPDTDPAEPSVMSVMAAFGPSYLDRAPFYDGEGPVEDAVNPFIDEATSQRSLRLNSLVEERLAAETDPWDDFDTVTRYGYTTLWGSYLDALCPRTNAAGMLYEISGQSDSVGSRAYGQKVEASRVGFVETFEALAADPELSSVDAESYFDIPLSGEEYPVDDPEGTGRAAARGRTGARGRTGSPGPELPPHPARLF
- a CDS encoding DUF7561 family protein, which gives rise to MGKQTCDACGRRVRVAGGIANLWTFDPGPSEGLALELADGTDWFLCFDCIDRLPDDRDVTAADVEALASE
- a CDS encoding helicase C-terminal domain-containing protein, producing the protein MKPSRIVEEFPAPSFRGAQEQALADIRAAFEAGNDVVLVRAPTGSGKSLLARAIAGCARRAGEDDAAKPVGSYYTTPQVSQLDDVASDPLLTDLSLVRGKGNYSCILPGETMTPVDQAPCARERGFDCPVKHRCPYFSDRDIASNRDIAAMTLAYFMQMAGSEVFGQRDVVVVDEAHGLAEWAEMYATIELGPSTVPMWGQKPAPAVEDSEDAAKYADTLVTLCKRRQEELRSEIELSQEEVAERDRIAELIRELQWFVEDARDPESATTWVVDQHEGAGSKVVVKPMDPERYLKHTVWDRGTKFALLSATILNKEAFCRSSGLDPSRVALVDVEHTFPVENRPLFDATQGKMTYEHREETLPKIARLVVRLMQRHPDEKGLIHAHSYAIAEELVRLLNDFGVGERVRTHDSEGRDAALDSWKRSDDADVFVSVKMEEALDLKYDLARWQVLCKAPYPNTRDSRVAQRLEDGQWAWYYRAALRTVIQACGRVVRAPDDSGATYLADSSLLDLFERARTDMPPWFAEQVDRMTVPDLPPFDPAAAVGESGNDGGSSGGGNRRSRSRKRSLDDHPLGDVWQ
- a CDS encoding 60S ribosomal export protein NMD3; this translates as MSSRTSGEFCPRCGDPVGETGPRPGNPSGREANLCDKCYFEDFDLVDVPEELRVRVCARCGAVHRGNRWVDVGADDYTDVAVEETREALGVHVDAEEVSWLVDPEQVDQNTIVMHCNFSGLVRGTVQEEDVQVRVRFARETCTRCSRIAGDFYASVVQVRAVERNPTDEEVTQSVEMAEEYIEAREEKGDRNAFISEIDESADGVDIKISTTQMGRAIAERVRRRFGGTITNSRTLVTEDEDGNEVYRVTYAVRLPPYPAGTVVEPADDDPVLVRSAHGNLKGDYLTTGEHYEASSDDGVAPEARRLGHVSEGRETTLVAVEDDHAVQVLDPDTYETKTVARPSYLDTDADTVTVLKSRAGLHVLPDDAGEE